Proteins co-encoded in one Chloroflexota bacterium genomic window:
- a CDS encoding nitroreductase family protein, which yields MSRTDEPISPESVLTLLKTRRSIRRYRPDPVPEEMLEQILEAGRWAPSAGNRQPWAFIVVRDEAVRRQVAQYAGVAVIRWAHAAEAPLLIVLCGDRSNPAYRQFLHEDVGLAGGQMMLQAKSLGLGTCWIGGLDRKAIAAVLKVPDHMEIIGLLTVGFPAEDPPPPPRKPLAEIVHYDIYGNRAAGGGLTPGRVLAGPLGILLRRLRLPIRV from the coding sequence ATGTCTCGAACCGATGAACCCATCTCCCCCGAATCCGTACTGACTCTGCTCAAGACGCGGCGCAGCATCCGTCGCTACCGGCCAGACCCGGTGCCCGAAGAGATGCTGGAGCAGATACTGGAGGCTGGCCGGTGGGCTCCTTCGGCCGGCAACCGCCAGCCGTGGGCTTTCATCGTCGTCCGAGATGAGGCGGTCCGTCGGCAGGTGGCGCAGTATGCCGGCGTCGCCGTCATCCGCTGGGCACACGCGGCGGAGGCACCGCTGCTCATCGTCCTGTGTGGCGACCGCAGCAACCCGGCCTACCGCCAGTTCTTGCATGAGGATGTGGGGCTGGCGGGGGGACAGATGATGCTGCAGGCGAAATCGCTCGGGCTGGGGACCTGCTGGATCGGGGGATTGGACCGCAAGGCGATCGCCGCGGTGCTCAAAGTGCCGGACCACATGGAGATCATCGGCTTGCTGACAGTGGGCTTCCCGGCGGAAGACCCGCCTCCGCCGCCGCGCAAGCCGCTGGCGGAAATCGTGCACTACGACATCTACGGCAATCGGGCGGCTGGTGGCGGCCTGACCCCGGGGCGCGTGCTGGCCGGGCCACTGGGGATTCTGCTGCGCCGCTTGCGGTTGCCCATCCGGGTGTGA
- a CDS encoding putative toxin-antitoxin system toxin component, PIN family, protein MLRVVLDASVLISGLLSPQGIPARLIHAWREERFILCISKPILEEIAGALRYPKLRVRHGLDDCQIDQLVALFRGTALLTPAEHQLERVAADPHDGKYLVCALEGEADYIVSGDQDLKALETFQGIPIVSPAVFWQILRGRL, encoded by the coding sequence ATGCTTCGTGTCGTCCTCGATGCCAGTGTTCTCATCAGTGGGCTGTTGTCACCACAGGGGATACCGGCCCGCTTGATCCATGCCTGGCGCGAAGAGCGCTTTATTCTCTGCATCTCCAAGCCCATCTTGGAAGAAATTGCCGGCGCGCTGCGCTATCCGAAACTGCGCGTCCGTCACGGGCTCGATGACTGCCAAATAGATCAACTGGTAGCCCTGTTCAGGGGAACAGCCCTCCTGACTCCGGCGGAGCATCAGTTGGAGAGAGTGGCCGCAGACCCTCACGATGGCAAATACCTGGTTTGTGCCCTGGAAGGGGAGGCGGATTACATCGTGAGCGGTGATCAGGACCTGAAAGCCTTAGAGACCTTCCAGGGGATTCCAATAGTATCGCCAGCGGTGTTCTGGCAGATTCTCAGGGGTCGGCTGTGA
- a CDS encoding type II toxin-antitoxin system Phd/YefM family antitoxin, protein MERVVSSQDLKQALGKILDDVSSKGGRFLIQRRGKTVAVLVPPADYERLQGYRQKLFALVDQIHERNKDVSPETLDAEIAEAIGATRASQDHSTAS, encoded by the coding sequence ATGGAAAGAGTGGTCAGTTCGCAGGATTTGAAACAGGCCCTGGGCAAGATCCTGGACGACGTGAGTTCCAAGGGGGGCCGATTCCTCATCCAGCGCCGAGGAAAGACGGTGGCCGTCCTGGTGCCGCCAGCGGATTACGAACGGCTGCAGGGCTACCGACAGAAGTTGTTCGCCCTCGTGGATCAGATCCACGAGCGGAATAAGGATGTCTCACCTGAGACCCTCGACGCCGAAATAGCCGAGGCCATCGGGGCGACCCGGGCTAGTCAAGACCACAGTACCGCCTCTTAG
- a CDS encoding HTH domain-containing protein: MSRKSRPLTPPRYILVPSALHFEQPRLPDYLLCTYEVVLALAWANDYVKTPPVSAAQLAAFRGVSERTIRRHLAELEQRRYLTVEGSRAALEQVYYPQVRSAVGTASSPSRNAPPQARHTTPDDPHSRTRVTTSDTGDRGIGNNHAAAGDRDSVPESIPQQQQIFSLLTDFGIERAKARELVRKGVSRRDVEGWIAYARLRTKRGDNPGGLENPQGFVVCRLEQRLPPPRLSAEEQRALRLLDHPEEAYITGKYAKYIRH; this comes from the coding sequence ATGTCTCGCAAATCCCGCCCCCTGACACCGCCCCGCTATATCCTTGTCCCCAGCGCCCTTCATTTCGAGCAGCCTCGCCTGCCCGACTACCTCCTCTGCACCTACGAGGTGGTACTTGCCCTGGCCTGGGCGAATGATTATGTCAAAACGCCGCCCGTCTCAGCGGCGCAATTGGCAGCCTTCCGGGGCGTGTCCGAGCGCACCATACGCCGCCATCTGGCAGAACTGGAGCAGCGCCGCTATCTGACTGTAGAGGGGTCCCGAGCGGCATTGGAGCAGGTCTATTATCCCCAAGTTCGCAGCGCAGTGGGCACCGCATCCAGTCCGAGTCGCAACGCGCCACCCCAGGCGAGGCACACAACTCCCGATGATCCCCACTCGCGGACACGCGTGACGACATCGGACACCGGTGACCGAGGTATTGGGAATAATCATGCTGCTGCTGGTGATAGAGATTCAGTCCCCGAATCAATACCGCAGCAGCAGCAAATATTCAGCCTCCTGACCGATTTCGGCATCGAACGGGCCAAAGCGCGGGAATTGGTGCGCAAGGGGGTCTCGCGGCGGGATGTGGAGGGCTGGATCGCCTATGCCCGGCTGCGGACCAAGCGGGGGGATAACCCTGGCGGGTTGGAAAATCCCCAGGGTTTCGTGGTCTGCCGCCTGGAACAGAGACTGCCACCGCCGCGCCTGAGCGCCGAGGAACAGAGGGCGCTACGCCTGCTGGACCACCCAGAGGAGGCATACATCACGGGAAAATACGCGAAGTACATCCGGCATTGA
- a CDS encoding MFS transporter — MTEDVVTPMTNNDVEDGSTAGAVVIAGAAEGERFQTDRVLTMAAVHVVHDTYTAFLPPLLPAFIANLSLSRTEAGLLSLIMQVPSLLQPLFGHLADRINLRYVVILAPATTAAMMSLLGIAPGYAVLALLLMAAGLSSAGLHAIAPAMVGRLSGRTLGRGMSIWMVGGEIGRTVGPLVIVTALRGLSLRGTPWLMVAGLVASAALYFRLKDLPATPQARSEEGVPWHSALRLMRPVIAPLIGILVMRAFMVAALTVYLPTFLTEEGVDFWLAGASLSVLQAAAVVGALFGGSMSDLLGRRFVLTISQVATPVFFFVFLAASGWVQMPVLLALGFVLLTNEPVVMALVQENFPENRAMANGVYMSLNFIIRSAIVVAVGALGDLFGLRWAFIVSAVVMLMGAPLIYLLPPDRLRLGKVRWRKPTTGASEGVGSATRKE, encoded by the coding sequence TTGACCGAAGATGTTGTGACACCGATGACAAACAATGATGTGGAGGATGGATCGACGGCCGGAGCCGTGGTTATCGCGGGGGCTGCAGAGGGGGAGCGCTTCCAAACGGACCGCGTGCTGACGATGGCGGCGGTGCACGTGGTGCACGATACCTACACTGCCTTCTTGCCACCCCTCTTACCGGCGTTCATCGCCAATCTATCGCTGTCCAGGACCGAGGCGGGCCTGTTGTCGCTCATCATGCAGGTCCCATCGCTGCTTCAGCCCCTCTTCGGACACCTGGCGGACCGCATCAACCTGCGCTATGTGGTCATCCTGGCTCCTGCAACCACCGCGGCGATGATGAGCCTGCTGGGCATCGCCCCGGGCTATGCCGTGCTGGCTCTGCTCTTGATGGCCGCTGGCCTCAGTTCGGCGGGACTTCATGCCATCGCGCCGGCGATGGTGGGCCGCCTGTCGGGACGTACTCTGGGCAGGGGTATGAGCATTTGGATGGTGGGGGGAGAGATCGGCCGCACCGTGGGGCCCCTCGTGATCGTCACTGCCCTGCGGGGTTTGTCCCTGCGGGGCACGCCCTGGCTGATGGTGGCGGGCCTGGTCGCCTCGGCGGCGCTCTATTTCCGGCTCAAGGACCTGCCAGCGACTCCGCAAGCCCGCAGTGAAGAGGGGGTTCCGTGGCATTCGGCATTGCGCCTCATGCGCCCGGTTATAGCGCCGCTGATCGGCATCCTGGTGATGCGCGCCTTTATGGTCGCCGCGCTCACCGTCTATCTGCCCACCTTTCTCACCGAGGAGGGCGTGGATTTTTGGCTTGCGGGCGCTTCTCTCTCCGTGTTGCAGGCGGCGGCCGTGGTGGGCGCTCTTTTCGGTGGCTCGATGAGCGATCTACTTGGTCGCCGGTTCGTCCTCACCATCTCTCAGGTGGCGACGCCGGTCTTCTTCTTTGTGTTTCTGGCTGCCTCAGGCTGGGTGCAGATGCCGGTCTTGTTGGCGCTCGGTTTCGTCCTGCTCACCAATGAGCCCGTGGTCATGGCTCTGGTGCAAGAGAACTTCCCCGAGAACCGGGCGATGGCCAATGGGGTGTATATGTCGCTGAATTTCATCATCCGCTCGGCGATCGTAGTGGCGGTGGGGGCCCTGGGCGACCTGTTTGGGCTACGCTGGGCCTTCATCGTCAGCGCCGTGGTGATGCTGATGGGTGCGCCGCTCATTTATCTTCTGCCACCGGACCGCTTGCGGCTGGGCAAAGTCCGCTGGCGAAAGCCCACTACGGGAGCCAGCGAAGGGGTGGGTTCTGCGACGCGAAAGGAGTGA
- a CDS encoding radical SAM protein translates to MWLESLVRNQLRRALTKERRLALQRRIPPLESKFQEIDEFGLYLHIPFCRQICPYCPYNKEIYHPELAERYTRAVIREIDAYAGLIGRKPVTSLYIGGGTPTTMLHSGLAEILEHLFAALHMQCDIHLESHPNDLTADNLDVICSLGVKHLSIGVEALQDHHLQALRRPYTVEQVKAAVGRAVARDFRCVNADFIFALPHQTCREVEQAGRDLVQMGVDQVAAYPLFTFPYTQWAQISRERNYPRTSVFEKRKMLAVLEHIFYAAGFERTSVWAFTRRGVPKYCSVTVPLYVGLGASGGSYLKDVLYFNTFHVLEYITALENGRMPIALSMELSERMQMAGWLYWRVYGTRFRRSDFQKRFGVEFDEVYGGYVKPLSLLGFLRDGGDEIVLSDRGAYWLHVIQDLFSIQYVSVLWGTSKQNPWPEEVLL, encoded by the coding sequence ATGTGGCTTGAAAGCCTCGTCCGGAACCAACTCCGGAGGGCATTGACCAAAGAGCGACGCCTTGCCCTGCAGAGGAGAATCCCGCCGCTGGAGAGCAAGTTCCAGGAGATAGACGAATTCGGCTTGTACTTGCACATCCCCTTCTGTCGCCAGATCTGCCCCTATTGCCCCTACAACAAGGAGATCTATCATCCCGAACTGGCGGAGCGGTACACGCGCGCTGTCATTCGCGAGATAGACGCCTACGCGGGCCTGATTGGCAGGAAGCCCGTGACTTCCCTTTACATCGGTGGCGGGACCCCCACCACGATGCTCCACAGCGGCCTGGCCGAGATTCTGGAGCATCTCTTTGCGGCTCTCCATATGCAATGCGACATCCACTTGGAAAGCCACCCCAACGATCTCACTGCGGACAACCTCGATGTCATCTGTTCCCTGGGGGTAAAGCACCTGAGTATTGGGGTGGAGGCCCTCCAGGACCATCACCTGCAAGCCTTGCGCCGTCCTTACACCGTCGAACAAGTCAAAGCAGCGGTCGGGCGCGCCGTAGCCAGGGATTTCCGATGCGTGAACGCCGACTTCATCTTCGCCCTGCCTCATCAGACCTGCCGCGAAGTCGAGCAGGCGGGCCGCGATTTGGTCCAGATGGGCGTGGACCAAGTGGCGGCTTATCCCCTCTTCACTTTCCCTTATACCCAATGGGCGCAGATCTCGAGGGAGAGGAATTATCCACGCACCAGCGTTTTCGAGAAGCGGAAGATGCTCGCCGTCCTGGAGCATATCTTTTATGCCGCGGGTTTTGAGAGGACCTCGGTTTGGGCTTTCACCAGGCGTGGTGTCCCCAAGTACTGCTCGGTAACAGTGCCCCTCTACGTGGGTCTGGGGGCGAGCGGTGGGTCTTATCTGAAAGACGTCCTCTATTTCAATACTTTCCACGTTCTGGAGTATATTACGGCTCTGGAGAACGGGAGGATGCCGATCGCCTTGTCTATGGAGTTGTCGGAGAGGATGCAGATGGCGGGTTGGCTTTATTGGCGGGTTTATGGGACGAGGTTCAGGAGGAGCGATTTCCAAAAGAGGTTCGGGGTGGAGTTCGACGAGGTCTATGGCGGCTACGTGAAGCCCCTGTCCCTTTTGGGATTCCTGAGGGATGGCGGGGATGAGATCGTCCTTTCGGATAGGGGTGCCTACTGGCTGCATGTGATACAGGACCTATTCTCGATCCAATACGTGAGCGTACTCTGGGGGACCTCAAAACAAAATCCCTGGCCTGAAGAGGTGCTTCTTTGA
- a CDS encoding type II toxin-antitoxin system VapC family toxin, whose translation MLARIKVFLDSSALFAGIWSVEGGARMILKLGEAGAIRLLVSPQVLAEAEGALRRKAPDALGLLAMLLDRSRAEIVPLPTAEVVERFQPITNHRGDAQVLAAAWSAAADYFVTLDREHFLNNPVLKGAVSFPVGTPGDFLAWYRERLSGE comes from the coding sequence ATGCTGGCCAGGATTAAGGTATTCCTCGACAGCAGCGCTCTGTTTGCAGGCATCTGGTCGGTCGAGGGAGGGGCCCGCATGATCCTGAAACTGGGCGAGGCTGGGGCTATCCGGTTGCTGGTCAGTCCCCAGGTGCTTGCGGAGGCCGAAGGCGCACTGCGCCGCAAAGCGCCTGATGCACTGGGGTTGCTGGCCATGTTGTTGGACCGGAGCCGTGCTGAAATAGTGCCCTTGCCGACAGCGGAAGTTGTGGAGCGCTTCCAACCTATTACCAACCACCGGGGTGATGCGCAGGTGTTGGCTGCTGCCTGGTCGGCCGCGGCGGATTACTTCGTCACCCTGGACCGAGAGCACTTTTTGAATAATCCCGTTCTGAAGGGCGCGGTGTCATTCCCGGTAGGCACACCGGGCGATTTCCTGGCTTGGTATCGGGAACGGCTGAGCGGGGAGTAG
- a CDS encoding AbrB/MazE/SpoVT family DNA-binding domain-containing protein, which translates to MSDTMTIQMAQRGVLVVPKALRAQYHLRPGDTFTLLDLGGVFVLSPRRSEIDSLADRLAHSLIERGETLETILQALREERDRYAGQD; encoded by the coding sequence GTGTCAGATACCATGACGATACAGATGGCCCAGCGGGGAGTGCTCGTGGTGCCGAAGGCGCTGCGCGCGCAGTACCATCTGCGCCCCGGTGATACCTTTACCCTACTGGACCTGGGCGGAGTGTTTGTCCTCAGCCCGCGCCGCTCCGAGATAGATTCTTTGGCTGACCGCCTGGCCCATTCGCTCATTGAGCGAGGTGAAACGCTGGAGACCATATTGCAAGCCCTGCGGGAAGAGCGTGACCGATATGCTGGCCAGGATTAA
- a CDS encoding tetratricopeptide repeat protein gives MSISPVALLLLVGLLFTLAFRLLSQLRREGLASQFTVEALVLTGLGAAYSYVVAPLHPLLFLVLLYLITMRVRLLVDLGNSLAARRQYESALGLFRLAMRLRPDDVGRRIVLINRGVTQLLMGAPEEARASLAEALAQETTRLGAKYLAAGFYNLGLACQRLGQEAEAIRRFNQAIDAFPASIYARAAEQALKRIRGTG, from the coding sequence ATGTCCATATCCCCGGTTGCGCTGTTGCTCCTCGTCGGACTTTTGTTCACCCTCGCCTTCCGCCTCCTCTCCCAGTTGCGCCGGGAGGGACTGGCCAGCCAGTTCACCGTGGAGGCGCTAGTTCTCACCGGGTTGGGCGCTGCCTACTCTTACGTGGTAGCGCCACTTCATCCCCTGCTCTTCCTCGTCCTCTTGTATCTCATCACCATGCGCGTGCGCCTGTTGGTGGACCTGGGCAACTCGCTCGCTGCCAGGAGGCAGTATGAGTCGGCCCTGGGCCTCTTTCGCTTGGCCATGCGTCTGAGGCCAGACGATGTCGGCCGTCGCATCGTGCTCATCAACCGCGGGGTGACGCAACTGCTGATGGGGGCGCCGGAGGAGGCGCGGGCGTCGTTGGCGGAAGCGCTGGCCCAGGAGACGACCCGCCTGGGAGCCAAGTATCTGGCGGCGGGATTCTACAACCTGGGGCTGGCCTGCCAGCGCCTGGGCCAGGAGGCCGAAGCCATCCGCCGCTTCAACCAGGCCATAGACGCTTTCCCCGCCTCTATCTACGCCCGCGCGGCGGAGCAGGCGCTGAAGCGGATTCGGGGAACGGGTTGA
- a CDS encoding ArsA family ATPase: MIAKTMRQFLAEHPEMKYIFFGGKGGVGKTVMAGTTALWLARQGKHTLLASTNPVHSLSGLLDQNVFGAPTPVRGVPNLLAYEIDTKDTIARSKVELTEKIQWFLKYADIKTRADEFVESATMNPAFEESAMFENMIDLMFEDKYEAYVFDTAPTANARRLLGMTSVYSMWVNKMVQSREEAKSLRELLSYSKKEEKDPLMEYLLNLRVRMERAKRLLTDDQRTAFFFVTLPEALPIAVIKRFINWFQDFGIPVGGVVVNMLIDKAAVGEDAPEFVRNRIAMQENYMEEIWRSFPDVRALLPLFETEVRGTEMLERMAQHLFA, from the coding sequence ATGATTGCGAAAACAATGCGTCAATTTCTCGCCGAGCACCCAGAGATGAAGTATATCTTCTTCGGTGGCAAGGGCGGGGTGGGCAAGACAGTGATGGCCGGGACGACGGCGCTGTGGCTGGCTCGGCAGGGAAAGCACACGCTGCTCGCTTCCACCAACCCGGTGCACTCCCTCTCCGGCCTCTTAGACCAAAACGTCTTCGGTGCACCCACTCCGGTGCGAGGAGTGCCCAACCTCCTGGCCTACGAGATTGACACCAAGGACACCATCGCCCGCTCCAAAGTCGAGTTGACCGAGAAGATCCAATGGTTCCTCAAGTACGCCGACATCAAGACCCGGGCCGATGAGTTCGTCGAGTCGGCCACTATGAACCCAGCCTTCGAGGAATCGGCTATGTTCGAGAACATGATTGACCTCATGTTCGAGGACAAGTATGAGGCCTACGTCTTCGACACGGCCCCCACCGCCAACGCCCGGCGGCTGTTGGGCATGACCAGCGTCTATTCCATGTGGGTGAACAAGATGGTGCAGAGCCGCGAGGAGGCTAAGTCCCTGCGGGAACTCCTCTCCTACAGCAAGAAGGAGGAGAAGGACCCGCTGATGGAGTATCTCCTCAACCTGCGGGTCCGGATGGAACGCGCCAAGAGGCTGTTGACCGATGACCAACGGACGGCCTTCTTCTTCGTCACCCTCCCTGAGGCCCTGCCCATCGCCGTGATCAAGCGCTTCATCAATTGGTTCCAGGATTTCGGCATCCCGGTGGGTGGGGTAGTGGTGAACATGCTCATTGACAAGGCGGCGGTGGGCGAAGACGCGCCGGAATTCGTGCGCAACCGCATCGCCATGCAAGAGAATTACATGGAGGAGATCTGGCGCTCCTTCCCCGACGTCCGCGCCCTGTTGCCCCTCTTCGAGACCGAGGTGCGGGGCACCGAGATGTTGGAGCGCATGGCCCAACACCTGTTCGCGTAA
- a CDS encoding TRC40/GET3/ArsA family transport-energizing ATPase, with protein MSLAKFFEECPNRRYIEFGGKGGLGKTTFSAATAYWLAQQGYKVLVFSVDPQASLSDIFERDIFGKGPVEIIPKLFAQEIDADRHVKDYQQEIRQKILDMYGLDAIPAEIEDYIQAAAAEPAMEESAIFDAVVDIVVGGEYDYYIYDLVPLGHALYYLSMASIYDEWIDKITSLRQEMQEYAQVAAILERKKKTEEDLILAELQDIKQRINTSSSILTDRERTAFFFVVTPEEMIILDTLKAAGLFAKYQVPICGYIVNRVIPPELAQQNIPDYLRHRIEMQEKYLKQIDATFGDAVVARVPEFERDITGLEMISKVAQALFGS; from the coding sequence TTGTCACTAGCAAAATTCTTTGAAGAGTGCCCCAACCGCCGCTACATCGAATTCGGCGGCAAGGGCGGCCTGGGCAAGACCACCTTCTCCGCCGCCACCGCCTACTGGCTGGCCCAGCAAGGCTACAAGGTGCTGGTCTTCTCGGTGGACCCCCAGGCTTCCCTCTCCGACATCTTCGAGCGCGACATCTTCGGCAAGGGGCCGGTGGAGATCATCCCCAAACTCTTTGCCCAGGAGATTGACGCCGACCGCCACGTCAAGGACTACCAGCAGGAGATCCGCCAGAAGATCCTGGATATGTACGGCCTCGACGCCATACCGGCGGAGATCGAGGACTACATCCAGGCTGCCGCAGCCGAGCCGGCGATGGAGGAGAGCGCCATCTTCGACGCCGTGGTGGACATCGTGGTCGGCGGGGAGTACGACTACTACATCTACGACCTGGTGCCCCTGGGCCACGCCCTCTATTACCTGAGCATGGCCAGCATCTACGACGAGTGGATTGATAAGATCACCAGCCTGCGCCAGGAAATGCAGGAGTACGCCCAGGTGGCGGCCATCCTGGAACGCAAGAAGAAGACCGAGGAGGATTTGATCCTGGCCGAGTTGCAAGACATCAAACAGCGGATCAACACCTCCTCCAGCATCCTCACCGACCGGGAGAGGACGGCTTTCTTCTTCGTGGTCACGCCCGAGGAGATGATCATCCTCGACACGCTCAAGGCGGCGGGGTTGTTTGCCAAATACCAGGTGCCTATCTGCGGTTACATCGTCAACCGCGTCATCCCGCCGGAACTGGCCCAGCAGAATATCCCCGACTACTTGCGCCACCGCATCGAAATGCAGGAGAAATACCTCAAGCAGATAGATGCGACCTTCGGCGATGCGGTGGTGGCGCGCGTGCCCGAGTTCGAGCGAGATATCACTGGCCTGGAGATGATCAGCAAAGTCGCCCAGGCCCTGTTTGGGAGTTGA
- a CDS encoding four helix bundle protein → MGDSNYEKWLAQVPESIKREPLWNFQVYPKALLLSDLVWEDSDQMVKDPRGRVIAQQLIHAVGSICANIEEGHGRGFGKENAYFQRIALGSARESRGWYYRGRHFLSPETFEHRLQLLDEIIAALVLSSGQQHRYRKR, encoded by the coding sequence ATGGGGGATAGCAACTACGAGAAGTGGTTGGCGCAGGTGCCGGAAAGCATCAAGCGAGAGCCGCTCTGGAACTTCCAGGTCTATCCGAAGGCGCTCTTGCTCTCCGATCTGGTGTGGGAAGACAGCGATCAGATGGTGAAAGACCCGCGTGGCAGGGTGATCGCCCAGCAGTTGATTCACGCCGTTGGTTCCATCTGCGCCAACATCGAGGAAGGGCATGGACGCGGCTTCGGCAAAGAGAACGCCTATTTTCAACGCATCGCTTTGGGCTCCGCCCGTGAATCCCGCGGTTGGTATTATCGTGGCCGCCACTTCCTCAGCCCAGAAACGTTCGAGCACCGGCTCCAACTGCTCGATGAAATCATCGCTGCCCTTGTTCTCTCGTCCGGGCAACAACACCGATACCGCAAACGATGA
- a CDS encoding endonuclease/exonuclease/phosphatase family protein, whose product MTGSRLRTRDVLTALALPALTTVFGLQMLRVLLPSFVWYLGDTVGLSYLMLGPIAIGTFLAAFLAAAFRRLLGPRLALLIVVGGIGLARLVEQFSASPALDLALAMLGMILFTLFLPIYLAHTRAQGGDATRQFGLGFLLGFALDTTVHGAFGTLDLSWQHGFVAPILVAFAVGVQWWLLARTPRVEAKATDSGLRRNLPLAALGPFIFLSVVILQNVARATALTGWAQPVALGWILLANAVGLARTRWTLKPWSAGVGTALLIALVWLSESSSAAAAAMYFIGNVAAFPLVAAIFAGLGAEAEHGGLWRATVANGFGWLLFVLFTFIYYISYNISLGIPNAILPPLSAALIGLAALAAVYVSPREPAPSADWTPAALATAMLIVPLLMPLGWREPMPTTGKGFPVRVMTYNIHNGFNTDGRLDLEAIAQVIEQAQPDIVGLEEVARGWAIDSSVDILTWLSQRLQMPYIYGPTADPVWGNAILSRYPIVEWGNVPLPPRTLALKRGFLWARMDVGGGEELLFIATHWHDVEEDTEIRQQQAPELVRFWARRPSTVLLGDLNATPDAKEIAILRDAGLRDAFAEIGAGTGLTWPAHKPEVRIDYIWFSPDLKVSDLVIPRSTASDHLGITVKVGK is encoded by the coding sequence ATGACGGGATCGAGACTACGCACGAGGGATGTGCTCACCGCTCTCGCGCTGCCGGCGCTGACCACAGTGTTTGGCTTGCAGATGCTGCGCGTTCTCTTGCCGTCGTTCGTGTGGTATCTCGGCGACACGGTGGGCTTAAGTTACCTGATGCTGGGGCCCATTGCCATCGGCACGTTCCTGGCCGCGTTCCTGGCGGCGGCTTTCCGTCGCCTGTTGGGACCGCGACTGGCCCTGCTCATCGTTGTGGGCGGCATAGGGTTGGCGCGCCTGGTCGAGCAATTCTCCGCCAGCCCAGCCCTTGACCTGGCGCTGGCTATGTTGGGCATGATCCTGTTCACGCTCTTCCTGCCGATTTACCTGGCGCATACACGGGCGCAAGGCGGAGACGCGACGCGCCAGTTTGGCTTGGGCTTCCTACTCGGCTTCGCTCTCGACACAACTGTTCACGGCGCGTTCGGCACCCTTGATCTGAGTTGGCAGCACGGATTCGTCGCCCCGATCCTGGTGGCGTTTGCGGTTGGGGTGCAGTGGTGGCTATTGGCGCGAACGCCAAGGGTGGAGGCGAAAGCGACCGACTCGGGTCTTCGCCGCAATTTACCGCTTGCTGCGCTGGGGCCGTTCATCTTCCTCTCCGTTGTCATCTTGCAGAACGTGGCCCGGGCCACGGCCCTGACCGGTTGGGCGCAGCCGGTTGCCCTGGGTTGGATTTTGCTGGCGAACGCGGTCGGTCTGGCGCGGACGCGCTGGACGCTCAAGCCGTGGAGCGCGGGGGTGGGCACGGCACTTTTGATTGCGCTAGTGTGGCTTTCCGAATCCTCGAGCGCCGCGGCCGCCGCGATGTACTTCATCGGCAACGTGGCGGCCTTCCCCCTGGTGGCGGCGATTTTCGCGGGTCTGGGCGCTGAAGCCGAGCACGGCGGTTTGTGGCGGGCCACGGTGGCCAATGGGTTCGGGTGGTTGCTCTTTGTCCTGTTCACGTTCATCTACTACATCAGTTACAACATCTCGCTGGGCATCCCGAACGCCATTCTGCCCCCGCTATCCGCCGCGCTGATCGGTCTGGCAGCGTTGGCTGCGGTGTACGTCTCGCCGCGCGAGCCCGCTCCGTCCGCCGATTGGACGCCCGCAGCCCTCGCTACCGCCATGCTGATCGTGCCCCTGCTTATGCCGCTCGGATGGCGCGAACCGATGCCCACCACCGGCAAGGGCTTTCCCGTGCGCGTGATGACGTACAATATCCACAACGGATTCAACACCGACGGGCGCCTCGATCTGGAGGCCATCGCGCAGGTGATAGAGCAAGCCCAACCCGACATCGTGGGCTTGGAGGAGGTCGCCCGCGGCTGGGCGATTGACAGTTCGGTGGACATTTTGACGTGGCTCTCACAGCGGTTGCAGATGCCATACATCTACGGGCCTACGGCGGACCCGGTGTGGGGGAATGCCATTCTATCGCGCTACCCCATTGTAGAATGGGGCAATGTGCCGCTGCCGCCGCGTACCCTCGCCCTGAAGCGCGGCTTCCTGTGGGCACGCATGGACGTGGGCGGGGGCGAGGAACTGCTGTTCATCGCCACGCACTGGCATGACGTGGAAGAGGACACGGAGATCCGCCAGCAGCAAGCGCCGGAGTTGGTGCGATTCTGGGCTCGGCGCCCGAGCACGGTTCTGCTCGGTGATCTGAACGCCACACCGGACGCGAAGGAAATCGCCATCCTGCGCGACGCGGGCTTGCGAGATGCCTTCGCCGAGATCGGGGCGGGGACTGGGCTCACCTGGCCGGCGCACAAGCCGGAGGTGCGCATTGATTACATCTGGTTTTCGCCCGACTTGAAGGTCAGCGATCTGGTGATACCGCGCAGTACCGCGTCGGACCACCTGGGGATTACGGTGAAGGTGGGGAAGTGA